A window of Microcystis aeruginosa FD4 contains these coding sequences:
- a CDS encoding SpoIID/LytB domain-containing protein — protein MTNKHTARLLGSCLLRLPAYSWLVLVFWALIIAPVQAAVELRIAISKGVSAVSVGSSTDAVVKDGAGRVLGELTAMNALNANPRGKAVGLADWQASQLLIEPENDGYVWINDRWYRGRIRIIRQGSGVTAVNLVDLEEYLYSVVGAEAIPSWPQEALKAQSVAARTYALYQMNTSGNRIYDLDTTTRTQVYKGLESEFTSTHEAVDGTAGQIMIFNGKPILAVFHSSSGGHTENVEDVWNSPLPYLRGVVDYDQVAPVFQWSKNFSASELGRLIGGVGRVRSLSPERITPHGRVITMRVVGAQGSKLISDTQLRRILELRSTLFTISANNGTFAINGRGFGHGIGLSQWGAFSLADQGVTYDRILSHYYQNASLTEMSPEVPR, from the coding sequence ATGACCAATAAACACACAGCAAGGCTGCTGGGCAGTTGCCTGCTGCGCCTTCCTGCCTATAGTTGGCTCGTCCTAGTTTTTTGGGCTTTGATTATCGCTCCAGTCCAGGCTGCTGTCGAATTACGCATTGCCATCAGTAAAGGTGTTAGTGCCGTCTCCGTGGGCAGTTCCACCGATGCTGTGGTAAAAGATGGGGCCGGCAGAGTCTTAGGAGAATTGACCGCCATGAATGCCCTCAATGCTAATCCCAGAGGAAAAGCGGTGGGTTTGGCCGATTGGCAGGCCAGTCAATTGCTCATCGAACCGGAGAATGATGGTTACGTCTGGATTAACGATCGCTGGTATCGAGGACGGATACGGATCATTCGGCAAGGTTCTGGGGTGACAGCCGTAAATTTAGTCGATTTAGAGGAATATCTCTATAGTGTCGTCGGTGCGGAAGCGATTCCCTCCTGGCCGCAAGAGGCCTTAAAAGCCCAATCCGTGGCGGCGCGTACCTATGCTCTCTACCAAATGAATACTTCCGGCAATCGCATCTACGATCTCGATACCACCACCCGCACCCAAGTTTATAAGGGTCTGGAAAGCGAGTTTACTAGCACCCACGAGGCCGTTGATGGCACCGCCGGACAAATTATGATCTTCAACGGCAAACCGATTCTAGCGGTGTTTCACTCCTCCTCTGGGGGTCATACAGAAAATGTCGAAGATGTTTGGAATTCCCCCTTACCCTACCTGCGCGGTGTCGTCGATTACGATCAGGTCGCACCGGTATTTCAATGGTCAAAAAACTTTAGTGCCAGTGAATTAGGCCGTTTAATCGGTGGTGTCGGTCGCGTGCGATCGCTATCTCCCGAAAGGATCACTCCCCACGGACGAGTGATTACAATGCGTGTAGTGGGCGCTCAAGGCTCTAAATTAATCTCTGATACCCAATTACGGCGAATACTGGAGCTGCGTAGTACCCTATTCACGATTTCAGCTAATAACGGTACTTTTGCCATCAATGGTCGCGGTTTCGGTCATGGGATCGGTTTAAGTCAATGGGGCGCTTTTTCCCTCGCCGATCAAGGGGTGACTTATGATCGCATTCTCAGCCATTATTATCAAAATGCCAGTTTAACTGAGATGTCGCCAGAAGTCCCTCGCTAA
- a CDS encoding RNA-guided endonuclease InsQ/TnpB family protein: MEKAYSYRFYPTPEQESLLRRTLGCVRLVYNKALHVRTQAWYERQERVGYAQTSSMLTDWKKQEELEFLNEVSCVPLQQGLRHLQTAFTNFFAGRTKYPNFRKKHQGGSAEFTKSAFKFKDKQIYLAKCTEPLPIRWSRQIPEACEPSTVTVRLHPSGRWHISIRFDDPTIKPLPVTDKAIGIDLGISSLVITSDGDKVSNPKHFKKHYQRLRKAQKNLSRKKKDSKNREKARIKVARIHAQITDSRKDHLHKLTTQLVRENQTIVVENLAVKNLVKNPKLSQAISDVSWGEITRQLAYKCRWYGRNYIEVDRWFPSSKRCSNCGYIAEKMPLNVREWDCPDCGTHHDRDINASKNILAAGLAVSVCRATIRPEQIYSVKAGAEPRKGKKQKPKS, translated from the coding sequence ATGGAGAAAGCCTATTCTTACCGATTTTACCCCACACCCGAACAAGAGTCGCTATTGCGGCGCACTTTGGGCTGTGTAAGATTAGTTTACAATAAAGCTCTCCATGTCAGAACACAAGCTTGGTACGAAAGACAAGAAAGAGTAGGATATGCTCAAACGTCTTCAATGCTAACTGATTGGAAAAAGCAAGAAGAATTAGAGTTTTTAAACGAAGTTAGCTGTGTACCTTTACAACAAGGGTTAAGACACCTACAAACAGCTTTTACTAACTTCTTTGCTGGTCGTACTAAGTATCCTAACTTTAGGAAAAAACATCAAGGAGGAAGTGCCGAATTTACTAAGTCTGCTTTTAAATTTAAAGACAAACAAATCTATTTAGCTAAATGCACAGAACCTTTACCTATTCGATGGTCAAGACAAATACCAGAAGCTTGTGAACCAAGCACAGTAACAGTCAGATTACATCCTTCTGGACGCTGGCATATCTCAATAAGATTTGATGACCCAACAATTAAGCCATTACCAGTAACAGATAAAGCCATCGGAATTGACTTAGGAATTAGTAGCCTAGTAATTACCAGCGACGGCGATAAAGTGTCTAATCCTAAGCATTTTAAGAAACATTATCAGAGGTTGCGAAAGGCACAAAAAAATCTTTCTAGAAAGAAGAAAGACTCAAAGAATCGGGAAAAAGCGAGAATAAAAGTAGCCAGGATTCACGCTCAAATTACGGATAGTAGAAAAGACCATTTACACAAGCTAACCACTCAATTAGTTCGTGAAAACCAAACGATTGTGGTTGAGAATTTAGCCGTCAAGAATCTGGTCAAAAACCCGAAATTATCTCAGGCAATATCTGATGTAAGCTGGGGAGAAATAACTCGACAATTAGCCTATAAATGCCGTTGGTATGGGAGAAATTACATCGAAGTAGATAGATGGTTTCCTAGTTCTAAGCGGTGTAGTAATTGCGGGTATATTGCTGAGAAAATGCCGTTAAATGTTCGAGAGTGGGATTGTCCAGACTGTGGGACGCACCATGACCGAGATATTAACGCTAGTAAAAACATTTTGGCCGCAGGACTTGCGGTGTCAGTCTGTAGAGCGACCATAAGACCAGAACAGATTTACTCTGTTAAGGCAGGTGCGGAACCCCGCAAGGGAAAGAAGCAGAAACCCAAATCGTGA
- a CDS encoding 2Fe-2S iron-sulfur cluster-binding protein: protein MGNINFVKENKIVVAADGANLREKAIQNGVDIYTFGGKLMNCGGYGQCGTCIVAIVEGMENLSAKTDFEQRCLKKKPENYRLACQTMVNGPISVQTKPK, encoded by the coding sequence ATGGGTAACATCAACTTCGTCAAAGAGAATAAGATCGTGGTAGCGGCAGATGGAGCGAATTTACGAGAGAAAGCAATCCAGAATGGCGTTGATATCTACACTTTTGGCGGTAAATTGATGAATTGTGGCGGTTACGGTCAGTGTGGTACTTGTATAGTGGCAATTGTCGAGGGTATGGAAAATCTCTCGGCTAAAACCGACTTTGAGCAGCGCTGTCTGAAGAAAAAACCCGAAAATTATCGTTTAGCCTGTCAAACCATGGTCAATGGCCCTATTAGCGTCCAAACTAAACCAAAATAG
- a CDS encoding AAA family ATPase: MDIQNLLEWTDKQVLEKTGKHLDSLQESILQGIWEHQDYEEIAKNNQRSYDHIKKEAWKLWQLLSDVFQEDIKKSNVRSILENKASSTIYNFVNSPHNNIRNNHVSICRENNLYSENNLKKSSNFPDNDHQSPIINLTKAPELRYNYGRNLEISTLKEWLDNKTRLITIYGLTGIGKTALTLKLISEIAPQFDYIIYRSLETIPQLIALKDDLKQFFTQSLSTPLPDIIDYLSSYRCLVILDDVQNIFKLGELAGKYLSDCQDYHKFFHQIATTSHHSCLILISWELPRDFVTLKSDKIKTLYLQGLTTEFEEIFKEYGLKSEEKWTELSELYQGNLNWLNIISSTIIELFDGEVSLFLEQMNNEIYLGDIENSIECHLQRLSEAEKKVINWLANQTEAVEKFPKTANLDLCQSQFWAAIQSLMRRCLLDKLPSETSSYFPINPVFKSYLKRNPND; encoded by the coding sequence ATGGATATTCAAAACCTTTTAGAATGGACAGATAAACAGGTATTAGAGAAAACCGGTAAACATCTTGATTCGTTGCAAGAATCCATCTTACAGGGTATTTGGGAACATCAAGATTATGAAGAAATTGCCAAAAATAATCAGCGCAGTTATGATCATATCAAAAAAGAAGCATGGAAATTATGGCAACTGTTATCAGATGTTTTTCAAGAAGATATAAAAAAGTCTAATGTTCGTTCTATTTTAGAAAATAAAGCTTCATCTACTATTTATAATTTTGTTAACTCTCCACATAATAATATAAGAAATAATCATGTTAGTATCTGTAGAGAAAATAACCTCTATTCAGAAAACAACTTAAAAAAGTCTTCAAATTTCCCAGATAATGATCATCAATCCCCCATAATTAACCTAACAAAAGCACCGGAATTAAGGTATAACTATGGACGTAACTTAGAAATATCAACCTTAAAAGAATGGCTAGATAATAAAACTCGATTAATTACCATTTATGGGTTAACTGGAATCGGAAAAACAGCTTTAACCCTTAAATTAATTTCAGAAATTGCCCCACAATTTGATTATATTATTTATCGCAGTCTGGAAACTATTCCTCAATTAATCGCTCTCAAAGATGATCTAAAACAGTTTTTCACCCAATCTCTATCAACCCCCTTACCTGATATAATAGATTATCTAAGCTCCTATCGTTGTTTAGTTATTCTTGATGATGTGCAGAATATTTTTAAACTGGGGGAATTAGCAGGTAAATATTTAAGCGACTGTCAGGATTATCATAAATTTTTTCACCAAATTGCTACCACATCTCATCACAGTTGTTTGATTTTAATTAGTTGGGAACTTCCCAGAGATTTTGTCACCTTAAAATCCGATAAAATTAAAACTTTATACCTGCAAGGTTTAACAACAGAATTTGAAGAAATTTTCAAAGAATACGGTTTAAAAAGTGAGGAGAAATGGACGGAACTGAGCGAACTTTATCAAGGTAATCTTAACTGGTTAAATATCATCTCCTCAACCATTATTGAACTATTTGATGGAGAAGTATCCTTATTTTTAGAACAAATGAACAATGAAATTTATTTAGGGGATATAGAAAACTCGATCGAATGTCATTTACAGCGTTTATCCGAAGCGGAAAAAAAGGTGATAAACTGGTTAGCCAATCAAACTGAAGCAGTAGAAAAGTTTCCCAAAACTGCTAATCTTGACCTTTGTCAATCCCAATTTTGGGCAGCTATTCAGTCATTAATGAGACGCTGTTTACTGGATAAATTACCATCAGAAACCTCGTCCTATTTTCCTATTAATCCTGTGTTTAAATCCTATCTTAAAAGAAATCCTAACGATTAG
- a CDS encoding type II toxin-antitoxin system VapC family toxin, translating to MSQYILDTDHISLILRNHPQVIANASRHSISVTIITVQELFNGWMGKINDPWAINNLPQLYSKLSITVKYLQTIEILDFTNQADNLLKQLLKENPPLRKNRLQKDLRIAAIALSLNATVVTRNQRDFSLVPRLSIVDWTGS from the coding sequence GTGTCTCAATATATTCTCGATACTGACCATATTTCCCTAATTCTTCGCAATCATCCCCAAGTTATTGCTAATGCGTCCCGTCATTCCATTTCCGTTACAATAATTACTGTTCAGGAACTTTTCAACGGTTGGATGGGTAAAATTAACGATCCTTGGGCTATCAATAATCTGCCCCAACTCTACTCAAAACTTTCAATAACCGTCAAATATCTGCAAACAATTGAGATTCTAGACTTTACAAACCAAGCAGATAATCTTCTCAAACAATTACTTAAAGAGAATCCGCCTCTGCGAAAAAATCGCCTACAAAAAGATCTGCGAATAGCTGCTATTGCATTATCACTTAATGCTACAGTCGTTACTCGTAATCAAAGAGATTTCAGTTTAGTACCCAGATTATCAATAGTAGATTGGACGGGGAGCTAA
- a CDS encoding type II toxin-antitoxin system RelE/ParE family toxin — MRELVLTPKFKRTFRKFVLRNPQRQKAIEKTLAQMREDIYFLNLGTHSLKGELSGLKACSCGFDCRIIFSIEIEPDTQEEVIILLDIGTHRKFGSETPSFYDGFTVKY, encoded by the coding sequence ATGAGAGAACTGGTTTTAACGCCTAAATTTAAGCGGACTTTCCGTAAGTTTGTTCTCAGAAATCCTCAACGACAGAAAGCCATTGAGAAGACATTGGCACAAATGAGGGAAGATATTTATTTTTTGAACTTGGGAACTCATTCATTAAAAGGGGAATTATCGGGACTTAAAGCTTGTTCTTGTGGTTTTGATTGCCGGATTATTTTTTCTATAGAAATTGAGCCAGACACCCAGGAGGAAGTTATCATTTTACTTGACATTGGTACTCATCGAAAATTTGGGTCTGAAACCCCGTCGTTCTACGACGGCTTTACCGTTAAATACTAG
- a CDS encoding NAD-dependent epimerase/dehydratase family protein — protein MATHIVTGVAGFIGSNLAQKLLEQGDQVIGIDQFNDYYDPSLKRKNAHILAKYREFKLIEADIQALDWRQLLQGVEVLFHQAAQAGVRASWGDGFRQYTERNINATQIILEAAKETPSLQRMVFASTSSVYGNAETMPTPETLCPQPVSPYGITKLAAERLCWLYHQNFNVPVTALRYFTVYGPRQRPDMAFHKFLQAAIAGKAIGIYGDGKQTRDFTFISDAVAANLAAALVPEAVGEVFNIGGGSRVVLLDVLDTMEKVIGKPILRSHQGLARGDARHTAADVTKARTILGYNPQVSLAEGLAQEWQWIQELYC, from the coding sequence ATGGCTACTCATATTGTTACTGGTGTCGCAGGTTTTATCGGTTCTAACTTGGCCCAAAAGCTTTTAGAACAAGGAGATCAGGTGATCGGTATCGATCAATTTAACGATTATTACGACCCCAGTTTAAAGCGCAAAAATGCCCATATTCTAGCAAAATATCGCGAATTTAAGTTAATTGAAGCGGATATACAAGCCCTCGACTGGCGACAACTGTTGCAAGGAGTAGAAGTATTATTCCATCAGGCGGCCCAAGCAGGAGTCAGAGCAAGCTGGGGTGATGGATTTCGTCAATATACCGAAAGGAATATAAATGCCACTCAAATTATTCTTGAGGCCGCTAAGGAAACCCCTTCTTTACAAAGGATGGTTTTTGCTTCCACTTCCTCGGTGTATGGCAATGCGGAAACGATGCCGACTCCCGAAACCCTTTGTCCCCAACCAGTTTCACCCTACGGCATCACCAAATTAGCGGCAGAAAGACTCTGTTGGCTATATCACCAGAATTTTAACGTTCCCGTCACTGCCTTGCGTTATTTCACCGTTTATGGACCGCGGCAACGTCCCGATATGGCTTTCCATAAGTTTTTGCAAGCAGCGATCGCAGGTAAAGCTATCGGCATCTACGGAGATGGCAAACAAACCCGCGATTTTACCTTTATTAGCGATGCTGTAGCCGCTAATTTAGCCGCTGCCCTAGTGCCGGAAGCGGTGGGGGAGGTGTTTAATATTGGTGGGGGTAGTCGCGTGGTATTGTTGGATGTCTTGGATACCATGGAAAAAGTCATCGGTAAACCGATTTTGCGATCGCATCAAGGATTGGCCCGAGGAGATGCCCGTCACACCGCCGCCGATGTCACCAAAGCCCGTACAATCTTAGGTTATAATCCCCAAGTCTCCCTAGCCGAAGGATTAGCCCAAGAATGGCAGTGGATTCAGGAATTATATTGTTAA
- a CDS encoding phosphopantothenoylcysteine decarboxylase domain-containing protein, with translation MTWNFSPPTDSPLSDREVPLESHHLWGKRIALLVTGGIAAMKAPLIARSLRKFGATVVAFVSEEALRYVTKEALEWSTVNPVISQLTAKAEHLSDQSPFDLYLVAPATYNTINKFRYGIADGVITSCLASALGRQEKGKTKILLVPTMHGSLHNAILSESLQTLDRLGVQIMPPRDDYGKHNLPGEKEITVAACGILSNSVLKNLPILVTGGPTPVIIDNIRRLTNRFTGQLGVAIAEELYLRGAKVQLIHGRGSYTPPAYLPHEIIETYDEYLGKVMGELGSKDYKFGIFSAAVADYRLESPFSAKIPSGGQLNLNFVPTEKVIDKVREKFPDLEMVTFKYQEGVSQEELLEIARKRLEKGYQAVIANRGEEKGDHGEQVAYLVTKAALRKFIGKKAIAIGIAEYLEERAKNVTIKKI, from the coding sequence ATGACTTGGAATTTCTCCCCTCCGACGGATTCGCCATTAAGCGATCGCGAAGTACCCTTAGAAAGTCATCATCTCTGGGGTAAACGGATTGCTTTACTGGTAACGGGAGGGATTGCGGCCATGAAAGCGCCACTAATTGCCCGATCTTTGCGGAAATTCGGGGCTACAGTCGTGGCTTTTGTCTCGGAAGAAGCTTTAAGATACGTCACTAAGGAAGCTTTGGAATGGAGTACGGTTAATCCCGTAATTAGTCAATTAACGGCAAAAGCAGAACATTTAAGCGATCAATCTCCCTTTGATCTTTATTTAGTCGCCCCCGCTACCTATAACACGATTAATAAGTTTCGTTACGGAATCGCTGACGGAGTGATCACTTCATGCTTGGCCTCGGCCTTGGGACGACAGGAAAAGGGAAAAACTAAAATTCTGCTTGTCCCCACCATGCACGGCAGTTTACATAATGCTATTCTGAGCGAATCTTTGCAAACTCTCGATCGCTTGGGAGTCCAGATTATGCCACCCCGGGATGATTACGGTAAGCACAATCTCCCCGGGGAAAAAGAGATTACCGTGGCAGCCTGTGGGATTCTCAGTAATTCTGTGCTGAAAAATCTGCCGATTTTAGTCACCGGTGGACCCACCCCCGTGATTATCGATAATATCCGTCGTTTAACTAATCGTTTTACTGGACAATTAGGGGTCGCTATTGCAGAAGAGTTATACCTGCGTGGGGCCAAGGTGCAGTTAATCCACGGACGGGGCAGCTATACACCCCCCGCTTATTTACCCCACGAAATTATCGAAACTTATGACGAGTATCTAGGGAAGGTGATGGGAGAATTAGGGAGTAAAGATTATAAGTTTGGGATTTTCTCGGCGGCAGTGGCAGATTATCGCTTAGAAAGCCCTTTTTCTGCTAAGATTCCCAGTGGAGGGCAGTTAAATCTTAATTTTGTGCCGACGGAAAAAGTGATTGACAAGGTGAGAGAAAAATTTCCCGATTTAGAGATGGTGACTTTCAAGTATCAGGAGGGAGTCAGTCAGGAAGAGTTACTGGAAATCGCTCGTAAACGCCTAGAAAAGGGCTATCAGGCCGTCATTGCTAATCGGGGTGAGGAAAAGGGCGATCACGGGGAACAGGTGGCTTATTTGGTCACAAAAGCGGCATTGAGGAAATTTATCGGCAAAAAAGCGATCGCTATTGGCATCGCCGAATATTTAGAAGAGCGAGCCAAAAATGTTACAATCAAAAAAATTTAA
- a CDS encoding type II toxin-antitoxin system RelE/ParE family toxin, with product MDLIWSDGFKRSFKKLIKKNPQLKPKIFDVLRKLAEDPFTLSLKTHKLSGNLEGLWSCTVAYDCRIIFSFSEDGEYLEVIILLIDIGSHDQVYRK from the coding sequence ATGGATTTAATATGGAGTGATGGGTTTAAGCGTTCGTTTAAGAAGCTAATCAAGAAAAATCCCCAGTTAAAACCTAAAATTTTCGATGTACTTAGAAAACTGGCAGAAGACCCATTTACACTGTCTTTAAAAACCCATAAGTTAAGTGGTAATTTAGAAGGGTTATGGTCTTGTACTGTAGCTTACGATTGTCGAATTATTTTTAGTTTTTCGGAAGATGGAGAATATTTAGAAGTTATCATCTTGTTAATTGATATTGGTAGTCACGATCAGGTGTATAGAAAATAG
- a CDS encoding DUF1517 domain-containing protein, with product MIDKILTKVRSLAKPLLVLGLVTTLILGSIPNALAASGGRMGGGSFRAPSRSISPSRGGGYSSPGYGGGIGFPFLLPFFWGGGGGGLISLLIFFAIANFLVNAFRNGGGSDENGMAVEPGYETVSVAKVQVGLLANARYLQQELNQIALTVDTSTSEGRVEVLQESALALLRHPEYWVYGNVDCQQTSLSSAEAKFNQWSLNERGKLTAETLTNYNNQLRQGSRENILPESAGELAKTAPEGYILVTILAGIVGKFSLAKINDSQDLKQALQQIGSMGGDRLLAVEVIWTPQAEGDILSQDDILANYPDLKLV from the coding sequence ATGATTGACAAAATTTTAACTAAAGTTCGATCGCTTGCCAAGCCGTTATTAGTTCTAGGATTAGTGACAACGTTGATTTTAGGCAGTATTCCCAATGCTTTAGCGGCATCGGGGGGTAGAATGGGGGGCGGTAGTTTTCGCGCCCCTAGTCGCAGTATTAGTCCTTCTAGAGGTGGTGGTTACAGTTCCCCGGGTTACGGTGGAGGTATTGGTTTTCCTTTCCTCTTACCCTTCTTTTGGGGTGGTGGTGGCGGTGGCTTAATTTCTCTGTTAATCTTTTTTGCTATTGCCAATTTCCTCGTTAATGCTTTCCGTAATGGTGGAGGTAGTGACGAAAACGGTATGGCTGTTGAACCGGGATATGAAACCGTCTCCGTGGCTAAAGTACAGGTGGGTTTGTTGGCTAATGCCCGTTATCTGCAACAAGAATTAAATCAAATCGCCCTAACTGTGGATACTAGCACCTCCGAGGGACGCGTCGAAGTCTTACAAGAATCGGCCCTCGCCCTGTTACGTCATCCGGAATACTGGGTTTATGGTAACGTCGATTGCCAACAAACCAGCCTCAGCAGTGCAGAAGCGAAGTTTAATCAGTGGTCCCTCAACGAACGCGGTAAATTAACGGCGGAAACCTTAACTAATTACAATAACCAACTGCGTCAAGGTTCTAGAGAAAATATTTTACCCGAATCGGCTGGAGAATTAGCTAAAACCGCACCGGAAGGCTATATTTTGGTGACTATTTTAGCCGGCATTGTTGGTAAATTTTCCCTAGCCAAAATTAATGATTCCCAAGACTTGAAACAGGCCCTGCAACAAATTGGTAGTATGGGAGGCGATCGACTTTTGGCGGTAGAAGTGATCTGGACTCCCCAAGCCGAGGGTGATATTCTCAGTCAAGATGACATTCTCGCTAATTATCCCGATCTGAAATTAGTGTAA
- the psbQ gene encoding photosystem II protein PsbQ: protein MPRLRSIISLVLVLVTTLLVSCSGPQATIPTVYSPQKIEQLQVYIQPIAEFRQKMSVLQDLIADKNWVDTRTYIHGPLGQLRQEMVGLSRNLLPKDQEKAKQLAKNLFVHFERIDAAAKEKDASLAANQFQEALKDFDAFLNIVPS, encoded by the coding sequence ATGCCACGTCTTCGCTCGATTATTTCCCTAGTTTTAGTCCTAGTTACTACCCTGCTGGTTAGCTGCAGCGGTCCGCAAGCAACTATCCCCACCGTCTATAGTCCGCAAAAAATCGAACAGTTACAGGTTTACATCCAACCTATCGCAGAGTTTCGCCAAAAAATGAGCGTTTTGCAAGACCTCATCGCTGACAAAAATTGGGTAGATACTCGCACCTATATCCACGGTCCTTTGGGGCAATTGCGTCAGGAAATGGTAGGATTATCCCGTAATTTACTGCCCAAAGACCAAGAAAAAGCCAAGCAGTTAGCGAAAAATCTTTTCGTTCACTTTGAACGTATCGATGCGGCAGCCAAAGAAAAAGATGCTAGTCTCGCTGCTAATCAATTCCAAGAAGCATTAAAAGACTTCGATGCTTTCTTAAATATTGTTCCTAGTTAG
- a CDS encoding RNA-guided endonuclease InsQ/TnpB family protein, which produces MIVLEMKAVLKPSQCTAIDDAIRTVQFIRNKALRLWMDAKREDKINKYSLNKYCAVLAKEFEFANELNSTARQASAERAWSAISRFYDNCKKGVKGQKGYPKFQKNNRSVEYKHSGWKLSDDRKKITFSDGKNIGTVKLKGTRDLNFYPLDQIKRVRIVRRADGYYIQFCLNLDVREYAKPLEPSKKCVGLDMGLKVFYANSDGETVEIPQYYRKAEKTLNRLNRKKSKKFRRGQPQSNNYQKARKRYAKKHLRVSRQRKGFGSKEALRVIKSNDFIAQVDLNVKGMVKNSKLAKSISDVAWSTFRQWLEYFGFKYGKATVAVAPHNTSQNCSNCGQKVPKSLSTRTHVCPDCGYVEDRDINAAINILKKGLSTVGHTGTHAWGEIPSGECWIRPARLRKLSEPRIPRF; this is translated from the coding sequence ATGATTGTCTTAGAAATGAAAGCAGTATTAAAACCAAGTCAATGTACTGCCATTGACGATGCTATTCGGACAGTTCAGTTCATCAGAAACAAAGCTTTAAGACTTTGGATGGACGCGAAAAGAGAAGATAAAATAAATAAATATTCTCTCAATAAATACTGTGCAGTTTTAGCTAAAGAGTTTGAGTTCGCTAATGAACTAAATTCTACAGCTAGACAAGCATCGGCAGAACGGGCATGGTCTGCTATTTCTCGTTTCTATGACAATTGTAAAAAAGGTGTGAAGGGCCAGAAAGGTTATCCTAAGTTTCAGAAGAATAATCGTTCTGTAGAATATAAACACTCTGGCTGGAAACTATCTGACGACAGAAAGAAAATTACTTTCAGTGACGGAAAAAATATCGGAACAGTTAAACTGAAAGGAACTAGAGACCTGAATTTCTACCCCTTAGACCAAATTAAACGGGTAAGGATTGTCAGACGCGCCGACGGCTACTATATTCAATTCTGCCTGAATTTAGATGTTCGGGAATATGCAAAACCCCTTGAACCATCTAAGAAGTGTGTGGGATTAGATATGGGGCTAAAAGTATTCTATGCTAACAGCGATGGAGAAACGGTAGAAATACCGCAATACTATCGTAAAGCTGAGAAAACCTTAAATCGTCTCAATCGGAAAAAGTCTAAGAAGTTCCGTCGAGGACAACCCCAATCAAACAACTACCAAAAAGCGAGAAAGAGATATGCTAAAAAACATTTAAGAGTAAGTAGGCAACGTAAAGGCTTTGGCTCAAAAGAGGCATTGCGCGTAATTAAATCTAACGATTTCATCGCTCAGGTCGATTTAAATGTTAAAGGCATGGTAAAAAACTCAAAACTAGCTAAATCTATTAGTGATGTGGCTTGGTCAACTTTTCGACAATGGTTAGAGTATTTTGGTTTTAAATATGGTAAGGCTACAGTAGCAGTAGCTCCCCATAACACCAGTCAAAATTGCTCTAATTGTGGTCAAAAAGTCCCTAAATCTCTATCTACTAGAACCCATGTTTGTCCCGATTGTGGCTATGTAGAAGATAGAGATATTAACGCCGCTATCAATATTCTCAAAAAGGGACTAAGTACGGTAGGGCATACTGGAACTCACGCTTGGGGAGAGATTCCCTCTGGTGAATGTTGGATACGTCCTGCCAGATTAAGGAAACTCAGTGAACCAAGAATCCCTCGCTTTTAG